The Bacteroidota bacterium genome segment GCACAGGAAAAAATAAAAAGTAATAGAAAGGGAGTAATCTTTAAATATAATTTCATGTAAAGTTTGGTTGAAGCTTTTGTTTATAAAACAATATTTTAGGGTTTAAATTAGTTTTAAACCTTTTTTACTACAAAAAGTATACTTGAATACTCTTTGTTAAAAATAGCTCGTGTATTAGAGATTAATCCACTAATTGAGCCTCTCAACATTGACATATTATTTCCTTTATGAATTTCACTTCTCATGGAAATGTATGGCGCATCAAACCACAACGGTTTTTTAGCTACTATTTTAAACCCGTGTTTTTGCATTAACAGGTTAAAACTTTTTGTATTGAAGTGGTATAAATGACGTGGTACATCAAAGCCATCCCAGTATTCTTTGTAATGTTTGCTATCCCAACTATTGGAGTTTGGTACTGCAATAAACATAGTTCCGTTTTGTTTTAGTAAATGATGCAATTCAACCATTCTTTCATTTAAGAAATGAACATGTTCCAATACATGCCATTGTGTAATTACATCGAATGATTCCTTAGGAAATGTATCTAACTTATTTTCGTTGACTACGTTGTAACCAAATTTTTCTTTTACATAACTGATGGCTTCATCGCTTACATCAACACCAACGGCATCAAAAGTTTTGTCCTGGATAACACCATGTAAAAAATAACCTAAGCCACATCCTAAATCCATTAGTTTACCGTTGGAATTATATGTTTTAATAAGGTTTAGTTTGGATTGGATACTAAAATTTCTAACTATATCGTATATTTTGTACATGATACCCAAGCCTTCTTTTTTTCCTGCATGGGAAACATATTTATCTGATTGGTAATAGGGAGCTATTTCATCAACGGAAGGTCGTGGATTAGTAAATACAAAGCTGCAATTGCTGCATTGTTGTATAGTAAAATTTTGACCTGTAGCCACAAAGTCTTTACAAGTATGAAGGTTCGTAAAGCTGTTATTGCCACAAATTAAACAGGTTGTAATATTTTCCATAAATTTATCGGCCCAAATGTACCATTAAAACGGAAATATCAGAAGGAGAAATACCACTTATGCGTGCTGCCTGTCCTAAAGTCATAGGTTTTTGTTTTGTTAGTTTTTCTTTTGCCTCGCTACTTAGGTTGTGTATAGCTTTAAAATCAAAGTCTGAGTTAATAGAAACATTTTCCAGCTTATTCATTTTTTCAACCATCAACTGTTCTTTTTCCAGGTAGCCTTCATACTTCATTAATATTTCAGCTTGTATCATAGCTTCCTGATTAAAACCCTGCATGAAATTTTGTACAATAGGTAATGAATTAATCATAGTGTCTAAATCAATTTGTGGGCGACTTAGTAACTGTATTAGCTTATAATTTTGTGGAATTTCAGCTGTATTTAATGCTGTAAGCATTGGATTTGCTTCGCTTGGCGTAATGGATGTTTTCTTAAAGAAGTCTATAATTTTATTTGATTCAGCAATTTTCGATTCTACATTTTTCAATCTTTCATCGCTGGCCAAACCTATTGAATGGCCCAGTTTAGTTAATCTTACATCAGCATTATCCTGACGTAACATAATTCTGTATTCTGCTCTGGAAGTAAACATTCTGTATGGTTCATCAGTTCCTTTGTTAACCAAATCATCTATTAAAACACCTATGTATGCTTCATTACGCTTTAGTATAAAATCAGGTTTTTCGTTTAATTTATTGTGTGCATTTATACCTGCCATTAATCCTTGGCATGCAGCTTCTTCATATCCTGTTGTTCCATTTATTTGCCCCGCAAAATATAAGTTTTGAATTAAGTGTGTTTCAAGTGTTAGCTTTAATTGAGTAGGTGGAAAAAAATCATACTCAATTGCATAACCGGGTCTAAACATTTTAACATTTTCAAAGCCAGGAATAAGTTTCATCGCTTTTAACTGAACTTGTTCAGGAAGCGAAGTTGAGAAACCATTTACATATATTTCTACTGTGTTCCAGCCTTCAGGTTCCACAAAGATCTGGTGTCTGTCTCTTTCGGCAAATCGATTAATTTTATCCTCTATTGAGGGGCAATATCTAGGGCCTAATCCTTTTATCCTGCCTGCATACATAGGAGAATCATCAAAGCCGGTTCTTAATATTTCATGAACGCTTTCATTGGTATAGGTTACCCAACAAGGTCTTTGATTGGTTACAGATGAAGTTACATTGCTATAAGAAAACTTGCCGGGATTTTCATCTCCTTCTTGCCTTTCCATTAGTTCATAATTGAGGCTTCTTCCATCTACTCTGGGTGGTGTTCCGGTTTTCATTCTGCCACTTTCAAACCCTAACTGAACCAGTTGTTCTGTAATGCCTGTAGCCGATTTCTCAGCTATTCTGCCTCCTCCAAATTGTTTTTGCCCAATATGTATAATACCATTTAAGAATGTACCATTGGTAAGAATAACAGATTTTGAATAGATATCCATTCCCATTCCGGTTTTAACACCACAAGCCTTACCATCTTTTATAATGATTTCTTTCACCATATCTTGCCAGAAGTCAACATTTGGTGTTTGCTCTAGCATTTCACGCCAGTATTGTGAAAATAACATTCTGTCATTCTGAGCCCGTGGACTAAACATAGCCGGCCCTTTTGATTTATTCAGTATTCTGAATTGAATAGTTGACTTATCTGTTACAATACCAGAATAACCCCCAAGCGCATCTATTTCTCTAACTATCTGTCCTTTTGCAACTCCCCCCATGGCCGGGTTACAGCTCATTTGAGCTATTTTATTCATATCCATGGTAATGAGCAAAACCCTACTTCCCATATTTGCAGCAGCAGCAGCGGCCTCACAACCTGCATGCCCTGCCCCTACAACAATCACATCGTATTTATCTAACATATTTTATTCAATGTTTCACGTGAAACTTTCTATCTCTTTTAAGTAATAATTTTCTTTTCCCCTGATGGTTAAACTTTCTTGTTTCGTCTTGTCCTTGTATCCGCAAAGGTGCAATACACCGTGTATAATAACTCTTCTCAATTCTTTGTCAACGGTCACTTTTTCTGTCTTCGCATTCTCCTTTATTCTGTCTATACTAATATATAGGTCACCTTCTATAGGCTCTCCTTTATCATTCAATTCAAAAGTTATAATATCAGTATAGTAGTCGTGTTGAAGCGCGCTTATATTTAAATCTAATAAATACTTATCACTACAGATATTTATATTAATAAACGAACAAGTAAATGCTTCTTTTTTTAGTGCATACTTAATCCAGTCTTTTAACATCTTTTTTTCTTTAATGGTATATGAAGTATCTATATTGTTAAATTGTATCATTTATCTAATAACAGTTATTGTGCCGCTTTTTCTTAATTGTTTTCCATCTAAACCAATAATCTGGGCCTCGTACACATAAGTATCAGCGGCCACAAAGTTATTATTTTCATTAGTTAAATCCCAGCCTTGATTTAAATCGGAAATGGTTTTAATAGCTGAACCCCACCTATTGTATATAATCATACTTGATTTACTATAGTCTATATAGACACCCACCGGTTTAAATACCCTGTTTTCAGTACTTGATATGACTCCGTCAGGAAAATACACAATTAGACCTCCTATTAAGCAAATCTCGTTTGATTTACTTTTATATCCTGTGTTTTTTTCTTGGCCAATTACCATGTAGCAATATGAGTTACCAACGGTAAAACCGGCCCCTAAATCATCATTATAGAAACTGTCAAGTGTTTGTGCTATTTGGCTAAATGGATTGATAATTATATCATTAACTCTTGTTTCTCTTAGTAAAGTATAGTTATCTACACCACTGTTCCACGTGAAATAGTGGTTCCAGCTTATCATGTTTTTAGTGGCTTGTTGGCTACCTTTAGCAACGATGTTAGTCGATGCAATTGTTGTGTCTTTGTATTCGGCACAAGTGTTTTTATTGATTACTTTATAAAAAACACGCTTATCACCATTTTCGGTTAGGTCTTTAAATGTAAAAGGGCTTATTTGATTTTTTAGGGCTTTAAGATTAAAGAAGGAAATGTTGTCAAATGACTTTTGAATGATTAATGTGTCAATATCAGAGGTGTTATTTTTATTAATGATTAGTTCAATATTACCGCTTTCTAAAGATACTGCACTAATAATGATGGCTGTTGTATTATCTCTGATACCGCTTACCTTGGTTATAGTATTAGAGTTGCTTTTATAGTTATTGTTAATTGAATTGACTGCTGTAACATAATAAGTATAGGTATTATTCAGAGTAATCAAGTTGTCTGTATAGCTTAAACTTGTTCCGCTAACAGAGTCTACTAATATGTATGCGGTGTTATTAATGTTTTTGTAGATGTAATGCTTGTCTATATTATTACCCCAGCCAACATATTTGCTCCAATTTAAAGAAATTATGTTTTTGCAAGTATCTATCTGGCTTTGCAAAAACATGGTTTTGTGGTAATCAGCTAAGTCGTATGACCATCTGTTGGTGCAGCTATCTACCGCAGCTATTACATATTTTAGACTTTCTTGCTGTGGGTTTCCACGTGAAACATTGTCTATAAAGAAGGTATCGAGTATAGCATTTTTAACCAATGTATCGTTGTACAAGTCCATGTACCAGAAGCTTGGATAGGCGTTTTTCTCCCAGTAAATAATCGGCTCGTTGATATTTGGATTAACAGAAACAAAGGCAATATTACTTTTAGGAAGTTTGAATACTGATACGTTTTGCGTATCGGTATAACAATAATTCTCTACCCCCCCGCAATCGCTTACTATTTGAATAAAATATTCCCAGTTTTTATTACTGGGTACATTTGCATTGCTATGATTAAATGAAAGCGTACCAATATTTGTTTGTGTGCTTAACTGAACAAAAGGATCTGTTGTCTTATCACGGGCAAAAACTCTATATTCTTTAAATGTTCCACATGGAATAGCACCAGGTGTGTTCCAAAATAATTCATTATCACTCCCAATTCTGCATACTCTCCTTATTTGCGAGCAGTTTTGGCCACTGCTTACATAGGCTATAAATAGGGATAATATGAAGAATATTTTTTTCATTAATTATTGCTTGGCTCCAACAATAACGATGCTTAAGTCTTTTTCGTTAAGGTATTTATTTGCCAAATCTTTAATTTGACTTGCTTTCATATTTTTTATTATTTCAATAAAGTCATAAAAATAATCATAGGTAAGATTATAGTCCTTAAGTATTCTAAACCTGTCAGCCAAATTAAAAGGCCCTTCTGTGTTTCTTAGAAAAGAACCGAGTAAATAGTTTTTTGCTATTTGTAGTTCCTGTTCATCCACCAGCGTTTCTCTTAACGTTTGTATTTCTTTTAGTATTTCCTTTACGCCTAATTCAACCAACTCATTGTTCATTTCTGTATCAATGTACCATACTGCATCTTGTTGAAAGGCTTCTAAAGCCGAGTATATACCGTAGGTTAAACCTTTTTCTTCGCGTATGTTTTTCATTAAACGCGAACCAAAATAGCCTCCAAGAATGAGATTAAGTAATTGCATTTCTCTGAAATCCGGATGATTTCTATTGAAAAGCTTTCTTCCAACTCTTATTGAACATTGAACAGAGTTGGCTTTTTCAATAAATATGTTTTCACTTTGTGGTTTGTGAAGAGTATATTTTATGGTTTTAATACCCGCAGGTTTAAAAGAATCAGTATCGAAATGCTTTTGAACAATACTTATCGTATCACTGGCTAATAGCCCTGATACCAATAAATATTTGATTCCATTTTTATAGTTATTATGGTAAAAACTAAGCAAGTCCTCACGGCTGATAGTATTGATATCTTCTTCGGTAGCAAAAGAGCCATAGGCATTATCGCTTCCAAAAATATGCTGATTAAATGCTCGTCTTACTAAAAAGGAATTTCTTTGCTCATTTACATTTAACTTTTGAATGCTGTTTTTTTTATGAATACTTAAATCTTCTTCAGGAAATATAGCATCGTTTAAAACGTCTATTACATATGGCAGGCAATTATCAAGGTGTTTTGTTAAGCAGTAAAGGGTAATTGTACTATCATCAAGGTTACATTTGGCTTGAAAATAAGCTCCAAAAAAGTCTAGATTTTCAGCAATTTCAGCCGCTGTATATTTACTGGTTCCTTCGCTTAATAATTGGGCTGTAAAGTTGGCCTGGCATTTTTTATTTTGATGGATAATACCTGCATTGAAAACAATATCTAATTTTAAAACAGACTCATTTCCTGCATTGATTGCATACAAATCTATACCATTTGATAAGCTATGGTTTTGGGCTTCTGTTATGCTATATTTACCAATTGGCTGTATGCTTGGCGGATTTTGTCTATTTAATATCATTTTGTTTTGCTAGGTAATAAAGGGTTGAACAATTGTTGGGATTGAATATTTTTTTTGCAACTTGAATAATATCGTCATCCTTTACATTCAGATACATTTGGGCTTCGTTATTTACTAAATCCACATCTTCAAGCACCCACGCATAAGCTAATTTCATGGCCCTATTAAGGGCACCCATGTTGTTAAACTCAATATTTGTTTCGGTCTTATTTTTTATTTTTTCTAATTCATTTGGCAAAAGGCCATTTGAAATGAATTTTTCTATTTCTACATTAATAGCTTGTTCTGCAATCTCCATGCTAACCCCTTTGCTAGGCTTCCCTTCGATGAGCAGTAAACCAGCCTCTACATCCCCACTTATGTAAGCATCTAGCTCACTAAACAGGTTTTGTTTTTTTACTAGTTCTGTATAAAAACGCGATGATTTACCATTTCCTAAAATATCTGTTAGCATATCGGCTGCATAATATGCCTGATCTTTTCGGGCAGGCATATGGTATGCTTTAACAATCATATCAAGTGGCACATCGGCATGGATAGTTTCAAATCTTGCTTCTGTTTGCTTTGGTTCTTGCTGGTAGTTTGGCATGTTTAAATTTTGACCAGGAATTGGTTCAAACCATTTTTCTGCAAGGTTTTTACATGTGGTTAAATCTATATTTCCGGCAACGACTAAAACTGCATTGTTAGGACTATAAAAGTTTTTAAAAAAAGCTTTCACATCTTCTAAATTGGCATCTTCAATATGCTTAATTTCTTTGCCAATTGTTGGCCATGCATATGGATGAACTTTATAAGCCAATGGCAATATTTTTAACCAAACATCTCCATAGGGTTGGTTTAAATAACGCTCTTTAAATTCTTCTATTACTACGTTTCTTTGTATGTCCAGACTTTCTTGGCTAAAGTCTAAACTTAGCATTCTGTCGCTTTCCAGCCAAAAGCCGGTTTCAATATTATGTGCCGGAAGTGTAAGGTAATAGTTGGTAATATCGTTGCTTGTAAAAGCATTGCTTTCGCCACCTGCGTTTTGAAGCTCTTCATCAAAATCTTCAATATTTACGGAGCCGCCAAACATTAAATGCTCAAACAAGTGAGCAAAACCGGTTTTGTTGGGGTCTTCGTGTTTGGAACCAACATTGTATAAAATATTTAATACACAGAGTTGTGTACTGTCATCAAAATGATGAATAACTGTAAGTCCGTTAGATAATTTAAATTGATTATAGTTGATCAAATTTGTAAATATTAAAGTTAAATTGTTTGTGATGCGAAAATAGGAGAGACGCTAACAAGAATAGTGTACATTACTTAACACTATAACACACATTGTGTTTAAGAGTATAATTTATTTTACATCAAAGTTAAGTTTTTATTTGACTAAGAAAGAGTGAAAAGGTTGTAAATATTACTGATAAATTATTCTTAATTAGTGCAGCTGCGTTTTAAAACCAAAAGGAATCGTGTTTATTTCGCTTTTAATGCGTTAAAATCGCTTTTATTGTCATTTCCTCGCTTTTTTAATTTAATTCTATTAGGGGCGTTTATTTTAGGTTTTATATTGATTTAAACAGAAAGTACTTTATTTTAGATTATTTCATAAATATCTACATGCCAAATAATTAAAATAAGTGTAGAAGATTTTTCCCAATTCACTATGTTGATATAAAACAGTTTAAATAAGCTTATAATACTTGTAAACCTAATTTTAATTCCGCAAACTTTGCATTGCAAATAAATTATTGCATTGCAATATGGATTATCAGTATCAAAGTATGCAGGCACCGCATCTTATTATCATTGGTGGTGGCTTTGCAGGTTTAGAGTTAATCAAAAAACTCAATAAGAAACCGATTAAAGTTACGGTTCTCGACAAAAATAATTATTTCAATTTTCAACCTTTAATGTATCAGGTAGCTTCCGGTGGTTTGGGCCCCGATGCTATTGCTTATCCGCTTCGAAAAATTATAGGCAGTATGCCCAATATAGCTTTCAGAATGGCTGAAGTGGAAGAGATATTACCTGAAAAGAATGAAATAAAAACAAATATTGGTGAGTTTCATTACGACTATTTGTGTATAGCCACAGGAGCTCAAACCAATTTTTTTGGCAATGCTGAATTGGAAAAATACAGCATGCAGCTGAAGTCAATTCCTGATGCTTTGGACCTACGCAGTGATATTTTACAGGAGTTTGAAAAGGCATTGAGTGAAAGTAAAACGGGCGATATTGAACGGTTTTTAAATTTTGTAATAGTGGGTGCCGGGCCAACTGGTGTAGAAACAGCGGGTTCTTTAGCTGAAATAAAAAAGAATGTAATTCCTGCGGATTACAAGGAAATAGATGCCAGTAAAATGCAAGTGCATTTAATTGAAGCCGCTCCAAGAGTTTTAGCAGCTATGAGCGAAATTTCATCGAAAAAAGCACAACAGTTTTTGGAAGAATTAGGCGTTCATGTACAGGTGAATACTGCAGTACAGAATTATGATGTGCAAAGCGGGAATTTAACTTTAAGCAATGGAAGTGTTTTAAAAACGGATACGGTAATTTGGAGTGCGGGGGTAAAGGGAAAAACAATTCCCGGTATACCGGCTGATTTAATAGTTAGGGGCAACAGGTATAAAGTGGATGCTTTTAACAGAATAGAAACGCTAAAAAATGTTTTTGCCATAGGTGATATTGCTTATATGACAAGCGATACCGCTTTTCCAAACGGGCATCCAATGGTTGGAACTGTAGCGCAGCAACAGGGAGTTTTGTTGGGTAAAAATTTACTTAAATTAATAGACAACAAAGAGCTAAAACCATACAAATATTTTAACCTGGGTAGTATGGCTACCATTGGCAGACATAAAGCTGTTTTTGAAATTTTTGGAATAAAAATGCAGGGTTATATAGCTTGGCTTGGTTGGATGTTTATTCATTTAATGTTGTTGGTAGGTTTTAGGAACAGGCTGGTTGTTTTTTTAAATTGGATGTGGAACTATGTAAGTTATCAGCGTGCTATTAGAATTATTACCAGGCCCTTTATACCCAAAAAATAAGTATGGAAAAGCTTAATATGGAAGTGTTTGACAAGTTCCCGGTGCTTAAAACAAAGCGGTTAACACTTAGAGAAATAAGAAAAGAAGATGCTAAACGTATTTATGATATGCGTTCGAATGGGCGTGTGAATGCATTTATAGCCAGGCCTGAAATGGATAAGCACGAAGATGCATTGCGTTTAGCTGAACGCACCATTGAAGCTTACAATAACAAACAAGCCATTGGCTGGGCCGGTATATTGAGAGATAACAATGAAATTATAGGAACATGCGGATTTAATAGTATTGACAGGTTAAATTTACGGGCAGAAATTGGTGGAGAAATGGCTACCGAATATTGGGGTAAACATATAGCCATAGAAGCGGTTATAGCTATTATACAATTTGGTTTGGAAGAAATGAATTTGCATAGTATTGAGGCGAAGGTATCGCCTGATAATAGAGGCGCTATAGCTTTAATGGAACAGATTGGTTTTAAGAAAGAAGCTCACTATAAGGATCGTATTTATTTTAAAGAAAGGTTTTCAGATATGGCTGTTTTCACGTTGTTAAAAGGGAATGAACAATATGATTTCTAACGAACAGTTTAAAAAATATGCTCTATCATTTGCCGAAGTAGAAGAGGCACCACATTTTGAGCATAAAGCATATAAGGTAAAGAAAAAGATATTTGCAACCCACAATGCCATTGAGCGCAGGTGTTGTGTTAAATTAACTCCGGAAGAGCAATCAATGCTTTGTTTGGTAGATCCTAAAATTATTTACCCGGTACCTAATAAATTTGGCAAGCAGGGATGGACTTTGGTTAACCTGAAACTGGTTAATAAGGAGATTTTAATGGGTGTTTTAATAGCAGCTTATTGTACTGTTGCTCCGCCAAAGCTGGCAGCAGTTTATTTAAATGAAGGAGAATAAAGACTAACTAAGTTAAATTGATGTTACAAAGAAAACTAGGTATTTACCCGTATCGTTATGGTAACCGTTTAACGTTAATAGAAAGTGGGCACTTATTTTTCGATAAATTAGTGGATTTGATTGAGTCGGCAAAAGAAGAAATTCACTTTCAGCTATATATTTTTGAACCTGATGCTACCGGGCGTATTATTGCTGATTTGCTGATAAAAGCAGCTGCAAGAGGTGTTAAAATTTATGTGGTACTTGATGCCTATGGAAGTAAGAATTTTAATGAAACCTGGCAAGAAGAATTTAGAAAAGCCGGGATAGCATTTTACTTTTATTCGCCTATAAAATTTGGTAATTATTTGCATATGGGTATGCGTTTGCACCATAAAATAATTTGTGTTGATAAGCGGCATGCTTTAGTTGGGGGCATTAATGTTTCAAACAATTACAGCCAATATACCGATGAAGCGCCCTGGCTTGATTTTGCTGTATTTATAGAAGGGAGTGTTATTATTGATTTGCTGCAAATTTGCTATAGTGTTTTACGTACGGTAAGAAAAGAAGAAAAACATTTTTGGCGTAAAATAAAAGTTGTTGAGAAAGTTACTGAAAGTGAGCCAATAAAAGCACGGGTATTACAAAATAACTGGCTACAAGCTAAATTTGGCATTTCGCGCCAGTATAAACAGAAAATAAGGGCAGCAGAAAAACAAATAACGTTAGTGGTTAGCTATTTTATTCCACCCATTTCGTTGAAGAGAATTTTAAAAAAGGCATCTAAAAGAGGGGTACAGGTCAATTTAATTTTAGGCGCGGTTTCGGATGTAGGTTTGGTAAAACACGCAAGCCAATATTTTTATGCTGATATGTTAAAATCCGGTATCAGGCTTTTTGAATGGAATAAAAGTGTATTGCATGGTAAACTCGCCTTGGTTGATAGCGACTGGATGTGCATTGGATCATATAATTTAAACCACTTAAGTGACTTTGGAAGTATTGAGTGCAATATAGAAGTTTTTGATGATGTGTTTTGTCAACAATCGCAATCGGCAATAGATGAAATAATCGCAAAAGGGTGTTCCAAAATTGAATTGTCGCAATTTAACCCAGGCTTTATGAAATGGAGGTTTTGGTACAATGCGCTGTGTTATTTTGCCGTTCGCTTACTTTTGGGGACTATGTTTTTTTTACAACACAGGCATTTAAAAAAGAACAAATATAAAAGCATGGTTTAAGTGTTTTATCTGCTAATTAAATTAGTCGATAAACGATAAATGTCGCAATGCTTAAAAAGCTTTCATTTAATTGGTATTGAGGGTATAAAAGAGAGTCATTACTCTGCCATTTCTTCATTATGACAAATACATTGTTTTACTTGTCCCTTCGGATTTAAAATAAGTACTTCTGTTGCAATTAAGCTTTTTACACTTTTGTAAAATTCACTATCCCACTATCAATCCACTCATTGCTGATTAGGTTCATAAGCTTATTAATTGATGTATGGATTGATTTTTGTATGAATCCAAGCAACAAGGTTGTGACGATGTTTTAGCGCCTTAAAAGGGCTTATAACGGGTTACGTCTGGCTAATTAAAAAAGGTGAGTTGTTAGGATATTTTTGGTTTGCATTTATCTTTAATGATTTCTTAAAGGCAGTGTATTTCTCTGCCTTTTTCATTAAACAATAGCTAAAAAAGAAAAGCCTCTATTGTTTTAAAATAGAGGCTTTTAAGAAGTATTTTTTTAAAATTACGATGTTGCTTTTTTAGCAGCAACTGTGTTTTTTAACCATTCATAGGTAACTGATTTAGGACGCTCTAAAGGTAACCCTAATGCTCTGTCCCATAAGAGAGATGCCATTACACCTAAAGCACGGCTTACACCGAATAAAACAGTGTAAAATTCATACTCAGCAAAACCATAGTGTAATAATAGCGCACCTGAATGCGCATCTACGTTTGGCCAAGGGTTTTTAATTTTACCGGTGTTTTCTAAAATAGGAGGGGCAACTTTATATATTTTCCAAACTATGTTTACCAATTGGTCGTCCGGCATGTAAGTTTTAGCAAATTCTTGTTGTGCTGTGAAACGAGGATCTGTTTTACGCAATACTGCGTGGCCATAACCCGGTACTACTTTTCCTTCGGTTAAGGTTTTATGAATATATGATGCAATTTGTTCTTCGGTTGGTTCGTGACCAATTTCTTCCTGCATGTCTTTTATCCAACGGATTACTTCCTGATTAGCTAATCCGTGTAATGGACCTGCAAGACCGTTCATAGCTGCTGCTAATGACAAATATGGATCTGATAAAGCTGAACCAACTAAATGTGTGGTATGCGCTGATACGTTTCCTCCTTCATGGTCAGCATGAATTACCAGATATAAACGCATTAGTTTGTAAAACTCGTTTTGGTCGTAACCTAACATGTGGGCAAAGTTTCCGGCCCAATCTAATTTAGGATCGGCAGCAATATGCTCATTGTTTTTATAAGTTCTACGGTAAATATAAGCTGCTACTATTGGTAAGCGGGCTAATAATGTACAAACGTCTTCGTAAGTATAATCCCAATAGTCTTTTTTGTTAATACCATCTTTGTATGCTTTAGCAAAAACAGATTCTGTTTGTAATGCATTAATGGCTATTGAAAACTGGGTCATTGGGTGGGTAGTTAAAGGCAAAGCATCCAATGCTGCAAATACGTGTGCAGGTACTTCTGCTCTTGTTGCCCAATCTGCCTGAATGGCTAATACATCATCGTAAGTTGGTAATTCGCCCAGTAACATTAAATAGAAAAGACCTTCCGGTAATGGTTCTGTTCCTCCCGGTACTTTTGGTAATAATTGGCGTAACTCCGGAATTGTATAACCTCTGAAACGGATACCTTCATTTGAATCTAACAAAGAGGTTTCGGTTAATAAACCAATAATTCCTTTTTGACCTGCATATACATCTTCTACTGTAAAATTGCCGAGAACCACATTTCCATTTTCTTTAACAAAATTTCTAATCTCTACCGCTAATGGAAGCGCTTTTTCTGCAAATTTGTTCTTTAAGTTACCCATTTTTTATTTTATCAACTTTATTTTTAGTATATATTTATTAAAACCGTTCGAATTTAGTATTTGTTTTGATTTGCACAAAAAACCTTAAAAATATCAGATTTTTGTGATGCAATTTGTATAAGCAAGGTTTATTGTGCTCCGTGGTTAGCTTCAGTAATAACGTTACCTTCCATATCAATT includes the following:
- a CDS encoding class I SAM-dependent methyltransferase; the protein is MENITTCLICGNNSFTNLHTCKDFVATGQNFTIQQCSNCSFVFTNPRPSVDEIAPYYQSDKYVSHAGKKEGLGIMYKIYDIVRNFSIQSKLNLIKTYNSNGKLMDLGCGLGYFLHGVIQDKTFDAVGVDVSDEAISYVKEKFGYNVVNENKLDTFPKESFDVITQWHVLEHVHFLNERMVELHHLLKQNGTMFIAVPNSNSWDSKHYKEYWDGFDVPRHLYHFNTKSFNLLMQKHGFKIVAKKPLWFDAPYISMRSEIHKGNNMSMLRGSISGLISNTRAIFNKEYSSILFVVKKV
- the mnmG gene encoding tRNA uridine-5-carboxymethylaminomethyl(34) synthesis enzyme MnmG, which encodes MLDKYDVIVVGAGHAGCEAAAAAANMGSRVLLITMDMNKIAQMSCNPAMGGVAKGQIVREIDALGGYSGIVTDKSTIQFRILNKSKGPAMFSPRAQNDRMLFSQYWREMLEQTPNVDFWQDMVKEIIIKDGKACGVKTGMGMDIYSKSVILTNGTFLNGIIHIGQKQFGGGRIAEKSATGITEQLVQLGFESGRMKTGTPPRVDGRSLNYELMERQEGDENPGKFSYSNVTSSVTNQRPCWVTYTNESVHEILRTGFDDSPMYAGRIKGLGPRYCPSIEDKINRFAERDRHQIFVEPEGWNTVEIYVNGFSTSLPEQVQLKAMKLIPGFENVKMFRPGYAIEYDFFPPTQLKLTLETHLIQNLYFAGQINGTTGYEEAACQGLMAGINAHNKLNEKPDFILKRNEAYIGVLIDDLVNKGTDEPYRMFTSRAEYRIMLRQDNADVRLTKLGHSIGLASDERLKNVESKIAESNKIIDFFKKTSITPSEANPMLTALNTAEIPQNYKLIQLLSRPQIDLDTMINSLPIVQNFMQGFNQEAMIQAEILMKYEGYLEKEQLMVEKMNKLENVSINSDFDFKAIHNLSSEAKEKLTKQKPMTLGQAARISGISPSDISVLMVHLGR
- the ybeY gene encoding rRNA maturation RNase YbeY, yielding MIQFNNIDTSYTIKEKKMLKDWIKYALKKEAFTCSFININICSDKYLLDLNISALQHDYYTDIITFELNDKGEPIEGDLYISIDRIKENAKTEKVTVDKELRRVIIHGVLHLCGYKDKTKQESLTIRGKENYYLKEIESFT
- a CDS encoding pitrilysin family protein — its product is MILNRQNPPSIQPIGKYSITEAQNHSLSNGIDLYAINAGNESVLKLDIVFNAGIIHQNKKCQANFTAQLLSEGTSKYTAAEIAENLDFFGAYFQAKCNLDDSTITLYCLTKHLDNCLPYVIDVLNDAIFPEEDLSIHKKNSIQKLNVNEQRNSFLVRRAFNQHIFGSDNAYGSFATEEDINTISREDLLSFYHNNYKNGIKYLLVSGLLASDTISIVQKHFDTDSFKPAGIKTIKYTLHKPQSENIFIEKANSVQCSIRVGRKLFNRNHPDFREMQLLNLILGGYFGSRLMKNIREEKGLTYGIYSALEAFQQDAVWYIDTEMNNELVELGVKEILKEIQTLRETLVDEQELQIAKNYLLGSFLRNTEGPFNLADRFRILKDYNLTYDYFYDFIEIIKNMKASQIKDLANKYLNEKDLSIVIVGAKQ
- a CDS encoding pitrilysin family protein, yielding MINYNQFKLSNGLTVIHHFDDSTQLCVLNILYNVGSKHEDPNKTGFAHLFEHLMFGGSVNIEDFDEELQNAGGESNAFTSNDITNYYLTLPAHNIETGFWLESDRMLSLDFSQESLDIQRNVVIEEFKERYLNQPYGDVWLKILPLAYKVHPYAWPTIGKEIKHIEDANLEDVKAFFKNFYSPNNAVLVVAGNIDLTTCKNLAEKWFEPIPGQNLNMPNYQQEPKQTEARFETIHADVPLDMIVKAYHMPARKDQAYYAADMLTDILGNGKSSRFYTELVKKQNLFSELDAYISGDVEAGLLLIEGKPSKGVSMEIAEQAINVEIEKFISNGLLPNELEKIKNKTETNIEFNNMGALNRAMKLAYAWVLEDVDLVNNEAQMYLNVKDDDIIQVAKKIFNPNNCSTLYYLAKQNDIK